In a single window of the Planctomycetia bacterium genome:
- a CDS encoding glycosyltransferase family 39 protein, with protein MRVTRTTSDPSIPTPREFAEWFHAPPLIVESPEPQTWTRHRLIRLDALLAIAIFLGAIAARLPLIQRGETLLHSDEAIVGLMAQDIAEGRSLPIFFYGQRYMGALEAYVIAAISYVVTDPITALRLGPALFFAALVVVQYLMLSRWFGRTGGIVGAAALLASSPMFAQWSISARGGYIEILLWGSALLWAYCEWFLPGAPRPNRASLRRIVFGVLIGSGLWINPSIVLFVVPIALHYLLNHPLNAALTAALTAVNQSPMSAPRRWIARALNRPFSLPLSAIAAVVTLNCVWYVYVDGSRVRSEILLGLLPRGLAIGAILLVGAAIFGCAHRRFNLIHRARQLAQPAAPLMLGMLIGAAPALLYVMEAALGMREMDPSLPLGIRPIWKLQSTLDYFLHGVPLLFGADARPFLDLVTIGRMGVFRPLDIMTAGVLAAANWLVLGAAITGVMILWLSHRQEFSRFIRLRAGLYSPTILLVIGAAVTIVLYLLSGAAHDFNTIRYLIPLWAFVPGLLAAIAVNKQFRLGAIAACTSLIAGWGFGQFAMYQQLGNPHPLRVVADELVARKVDPAVAEIFDAHLLSYMTGQRCRLAEFDPFWSRLSHYQDAIAPDEPIAYVVPTAAATLGRNTWNLPGPPPPELSHPLPQRIDRTVATDPDLIVGRDPLPGGYELVFLTRPLPKSAPRP; from the coding sequence ATGCGCGTTACTCGTACAACTTCCGATCCGTCGATCCCCACACCGAGGGAGTTTGCAGAGTGGTTCCATGCGCCGCCGCTGATTGTCGAGTCGCCTGAGCCGCAGACCTGGACGCGGCATCGATTGATTCGGCTCGACGCCCTGCTCGCCATCGCGATCTTCCTCGGCGCCATCGCCGCGCGCCTGCCGCTCATCCAGCGCGGTGAGACGCTCCTCCACTCCGACGAGGCCATTGTCGGACTCATGGCGCAGGACATCGCCGAGGGCCGATCGCTGCCCATCTTTTTCTACGGCCAGCGCTATATGGGTGCGCTCGAGGCCTACGTCATCGCCGCGATCTCCTACGTCGTCACTGACCCCATCACCGCGCTGCGACTGGGGCCCGCGCTCTTCTTCGCCGCGCTCGTGGTCGTGCAGTACCTCATGCTGAGTCGATGGTTCGGCCGGACCGGGGGCATCGTCGGGGCGGCGGCCCTGCTCGCAAGCAGCCCCATGTTTGCCCAATGGTCCATCTCCGCCCGAGGGGGATACATTGAAATCCTCCTCTGGGGCTCGGCGCTACTATGGGCCTACTGCGAGTGGTTTTTGCCAGGTGCGCCTCGACCGAACCGGGCATCACTTCGACGCATTGTCTTCGGCGTGCTCATCGGCTCGGGCCTATGGATCAACCCGTCAATCGTGCTCTTCGTCGTGCCTATCGCGCTGCACTACTTATTGAACCACCCGCTCAACGCCGCACTCACCGCCGCACTCACCGCGGTGAATCAATCACCGATGTCCGCCCCACGACGATGGATCGCCCGCGCGCTCAATCGTCCATTCTCGCTGCCTCTTTCTGCAATCGCCGCAGTCGTGACGCTCAACTGCGTGTGGTACGTCTATGTGGACGGCTCCCGTGTTCGATCGGAGATTCTGCTCGGGCTCCTGCCGCGCGGCCTGGCGATCGGCGCGATCCTGCTCGTCGGCGCGGCGATCTTCGGATGCGCCCACCGGCGATTTAATCTTATCCACCGCGCACGACAACTGGCCCAGCCCGCCGCGCCACTGATGCTCGGAATGCTGATCGGCGCGGCCCCCGCCTTGCTATACGTCATGGAGGCGGCACTCGGAATGCGCGAAATGGACCCGTCGCTGCCGCTTGGCATCCGGCCGATCTGGAAACTCCAATCGACGCTCGACTACTTTCTACACGGTGTGCCGCTGCTCTTCGGCGCCGACGCAAGACCCTTTCTCGATCTCGTCACTATCGGTCGGATGGGCGTGTTTAGGCCGCTCGACATCATGACGGCAGGCGTGCTCGCCGCCGCCAATTGGCTGGTACTCGGCGCCGCCATCACCGGCGTCATGATTCTCTGGCTCTCGCACCGTCAGGAATTCAGCCGATTCATCCGACTACGGGCGGGGCTCTACTCACCGACGATCCTGCTGGTGATCGGGGCAGCCGTCACGATAGTGCTGTACCTGCTGTCCGGCGCGGCCCACGATTTTAACACCATCCGCTACCTCATCCCGCTATGGGCGTTTGTTCCGGGCTTGCTGGCGGCGATTGCTGTTAACAAACAATTCAGACTCGGTGCCATCGCGGCCTGCACCTCCCTCATCGCAGGCTGGGGCTTCGGTCAATTCGCCATGTACCAGCAACTCGGCAATCCGCATCCGCTTCGAGTGGTCGCCGACGAATTAGTCGCTCGCAAAGTCGATCCCGCCGTCGCGGAGATCTTCGACGCGCACCTGCTCTCCTACATGACCGGACAAAGGTGTCGACTCGCGGAGTTTGATCCGTTCTGGTCGCGGCTCTCGCATTACCAAGACGCCATCGCACCGGACGAGCCCATCGCCTATGTCGTACCCACCGCCGCCGCGACACTCGGTCGCAACACATGGAATCTCCCGGGCCCGCCACCGCCCGAGCTGTCCCACCCACTGCCGCAGCGCATCGACCGCACAGTTGCGACTGATCCCGATTTGATCGTCGGAAGAGACCCGCTTCCCGGCGGTTACGAGCTTGTCTTCCTGACTCGGCCGCTGCCCAAGTCCGCCCCACGCCCTTAG
- the metG gene encoding methionine--tRNA ligase subunit beta: MTDAAPIQSDTITFDDFAKIDLRVARVLEAKPHPNADKLLVLQVDLGSEQRQIVAGIRGHYQPEDLLGKSIIVVKNLAPRTMRGETSNGMLLAASTEDRSQVILVTPMSDVPPGAKVS, from the coding sequence ATGACTGACGCCGCACCGATTCAATCCGACACGATCACATTTGACGACTTCGCGAAGATCGACCTTCGCGTTGCCCGGGTGCTGGAGGCCAAGCCGCACCCCAATGCCGACAAGCTGCTGGTGCTTCAAGTCGATCTGGGGAGCGAGCAGCGTCAGATCGTCGCGGGCATTCGCGGGCACTATCAGCCCGAAGACCTGCTGGGCAAGTCGATCATCGTCGTGAAGAATCTTGCCCCGCGAACGATGCGCGGAGAGACGTCAAACGGCATGCTGCTGGCGGCTTCGACCGAGGATCGATCACAGGTGATCCTGGTGACGCCGATGAGCGACGTCCCGCCGGGGGCCAAGGTGTCATAG